The proteins below are encoded in one region of Sporosarcina sp. FSL K6-1508:
- a CDS encoding glucosamine-6-phosphate deaminase: protein MKNLKLIKVESPTQGAEQVYEIIKDELESGRLNVLGLATGSTMVPIYDKWIESDLDFTNIVTFNLDEYIGIPASSPNSYAYFMNEHLFDKKEFRKTNIPDGMAEDLAEECEAYEELLQEYPLDLQLLGVGENGHIAFNEPGTSFDSVTHVARLTESTLGVNSQYFENDEKIPETALTMGISSILGAKKLVLLAFGEKKRAAITKLLEGDVTVEWPITKLLRHDDVTVITDLEI, encoded by the coding sequence ATGAAAAATCTAAAACTTATAAAAGTTGAAAGCCCCACACAAGGCGCTGAGCAGGTTTATGAAATTATTAAAGATGAACTTGAAAGTGGACGTCTAAACGTTCTTGGCTTGGCGACGGGAAGTACGATGGTGCCTATTTACGATAAATGGATCGAATCAGATCTTGACTTTACAAATATTGTTACTTTTAACTTGGATGAATATATTGGAATCCCGGCATCGAGCCCGAATAGCTATGCCTATTTTATGAATGAACATCTTTTTGATAAAAAGGAATTTAGAAAAACGAATATTCCAGACGGCATGGCGGAAGATTTGGCGGAAGAATGTGAAGCTTATGAAGAACTTTTACAAGAGTATCCACTCGACCTCCAATTGCTTGGAGTAGGGGAGAATGGGCATATCGCTTTCAATGAACCGGGGACATCTTTTGATTCAGTCACTCATGTAGCACGTTTAACTGAATCGACATTGGGTGTGAATAGCCAGTACTTTGAAAATGATGAAAAGATTCCAGAAACGGCTTTAACAATGGGAATCAGCTCGATTCTCGGTGCGAAAAAGCTGGTTTTACTTGCATTTGGTGAGAAAAAACGCGCAGCGATTACGAAATTGCTTGAAGGCGATGTTACTGTTGAATGGCCGATTACGAAATTGCTTCGCCATGATGATGTAACTGTCATTACGGATCTTGAAATTTAA
- a CDS encoding cytochrome c oxidase subunit 2A: MGKGNPKQHQPSHHDSSSNLKGTFIAVMLLGVFILVAWFGFYALFLSR; encoded by the coding sequence ATGGGAAAAGGAAATCCAAAGCAACATCAGCCCAGTCATCATGATTCTTCCTCTAATTTGAAAGGGACTTTCATTGCTGTCATGTTGTTAGGTGTTTTTATTCTGGTAGCTTGGTTCGGTTTTTATGCACTATTTCTATCTAGATAA
- a CDS encoding cytochrome c oxidase subunit II has translation MNLHKFEKIWLVFGMASLVLFLLIIGFAAFWKGTHPQSHIETIDPQNVEAHDAFKPENLGIREVADGKYIVNIVASAFNYDFGKDKEGNTVKTIRVPKGSTVLYQITTKDVVHGFQVAGTNVNMMVEPGHISRYETVMKNAGEFTIVCNEYCGIGHHQMYGTVEVYE, from the coding sequence ATGAATTTGCATAAGTTTGAAAAGATTTGGCTTGTTTTCGGAATGGCTTCACTTGTCCTATTCCTACTTATTATCGGCTTTGCTGCTTTCTGGAAAGGAACTCATCCGCAAAGTCATATTGAAACAATCGATCCACAAAATGTTGAAGCACATGACGCATTTAAGCCTGAAAATCTAGGTATCCGTGAAGTGGCTGATGGCAAATACATCGTCAATATTGTCGCTTCAGCATTCAACTATGATTTCGGCAAGGACAAAGAAGGCAATACTGTTAAAACGATTCGCGTACCAAAAGGTTCCACTGTTCTTTATCAAATTACAACAAAAGATGTTGTCCATGGCTTCCAAGTGGCTGGAACAAATGTCAACATGATGGTCGAACCTGGTCATATCAGCCGATATGAAACGGTTATGAAAAATGCGGGCGAATTCACGATTGTCTGCAACGAGTACTGCGGCATCGGTCACCACCAGATGTACGGAACAGTGGAGGTGTATGAATAA
- a CDS encoding b(o/a)3-type cytochrome-c oxidase subunit 1 yields the protein MTTNQLPLSKKDSRLYMAFMYVTYIALLVGGLMGLLQTLARSGKYTLPFNINYYTILTVHGVILGLVLTTFFIIGFQFSLMGKTVGISDKQRKIAWLSFWVMVVGTVMAATTILVGEASVLYTFYAPLRAHPAFYFGLAFVIIGSWIAAFVNFRQLYVWKKAHKGEKSPLLAFMVTINMLMWFIATIGVATSVIIQFIPWSLGYAETINVLLSRTLFWYFGHPLVYFWLLPAYMAWYVIIPKIIGGKLFSDSLARMAFILLLMFSIPVGFHHQLTEPGIDPTWKFIQVVLTFMVVIPSLMTAFSIFATFELTGRKKGYKSLFGWFRKLPWKDVRFLAPFIGMVAFIPGGAGGIVNASHQMNALVHNTIWITGHFHLTAATTVILTFFGITYWLVPHLTGRRLTPKLNKLGIIQTFIWTIGMTIMSGAMHIQGLLGGPRRSNFSEYAGGEQVATWINYQIAQAVGGTILFIGIILMVYIFIQLTFFAPRGVEEFPIAEEEVNAEPTPKILENWYLWIAITIGLILFAYTIPVIDILKHSPPGSPPFDWPIGR from the coding sequence ATGACTACAAATCAATTACCGCTTTCTAAAAAGGATTCCAGATTATATATGGCATTTATGTACGTGACTTATATAGCCCTCCTTGTGGGAGGCCTGATGGGACTATTACAAACACTCGCGCGATCCGGCAAATACACATTGCCTTTCAACATCAATTACTATACAATCCTGACTGTCCACGGCGTCATTCTCGGTCTCGTTTTGACAACTTTCTTCATCATCGGATTTCAGTTTTCGCTCATGGGAAAAACAGTTGGTATCTCGGATAAACAAAGGAAAATTGCCTGGCTATCATTCTGGGTTATGGTCGTTGGGACCGTTATGGCAGCGACTACGATTCTTGTAGGAGAAGCATCCGTATTGTATACGTTCTATGCACCACTGCGAGCACATCCTGCATTTTACTTTGGCCTCGCTTTCGTTATTATTGGCAGCTGGATTGCAGCGTTCGTCAACTTCCGTCAGCTCTATGTATGGAAGAAAGCACATAAAGGCGAGAAATCACCATTACTTGCATTCATGGTTACAATCAATATGCTGATGTGGTTCATTGCTACCATCGGGGTGGCAACATCTGTCATCATCCAGTTCATCCCCTGGTCACTGGGCTATGCTGAAACGATTAACGTTCTGCTGAGTCGGACATTATTTTGGTATTTTGGACATCCGCTCGTTTATTTCTGGCTACTCCCTGCTTACATGGCATGGTATGTCATTATTCCTAAAATCATTGGCGGGAAGCTATTCAGCGATTCACTTGCAAGAATGGCCTTCATTCTGTTGCTGATGTTTTCAATTCCCGTCGGATTTCATCACCAGTTAACAGAACCGGGTATTGATCCGACATGGAAATTCATTCAAGTTGTGCTGACATTCATGGTTGTTATTCCCTCATTGATGACAGCATTCTCGATTTTCGCTACATTTGAACTAACAGGTCGTAAGAAAGGGTATAAGAGCCTCTTCGGCTGGTTTAGGAAGCTTCCTTGGAAAGATGTCCGCTTCCTTGCTCCGTTCATCGGAATGGTGGCATTCATTCCCGGAGGTGCCGGTGGTATCGTTAATGCTTCCCACCAGATGAATGCACTTGTTCATAATACAATATGGATTACGGGGCATTTCCATTTAACTGCAGCAACGACAGTTATTCTTACGTTTTTCGGGATTACGTATTGGCTTGTCCCGCATTTGACAGGCAGAAGACTGACACCGAAGTTGAATAAACTCGGAATCATCCAGACCTTTATCTGGACGATCGGTATGACAATCATGTCAGGTGCCATGCATATCCAAGGATTACTCGGCGGACCACGTCGATCTAACTTCTCTGAGTATGCGGGCGGCGAACAAGTTGCAACGTGGATTAATTACCAAATTGCACAGGCAGTCGGGGGAACGATCCTTTTCATCGGAATTATCTTGATGGTCTACATTTTCATTCAGCTGACGTTCTTTGCACCGCGCGGCGTTGAAGAATTCCCGATTGCTGAAGAGGAAGTAAATGCAGAACCGACACCTAAGATTCTTGAAAACTGGTATTTGTGGATTGCGATTACGATTGGTCTGATTCTATTCGCTTATACGATTCCCGTAATCGATATACTGAAACATTCACCGCCAGGTTCACCGCCATTTGACTGGCCGATTGGCAGATGA
- a CDS encoding NAD-dependent malic enzyme, producing the protein MEQVQFMRNLIIETPSVPGNFAKVALAIGQLDGDIGDIQTIKVGTLSTIRDISIQCVSEEHLMQIVDAVNQIGEGISVHAVTDDVLQAHEGGKIHMKGRMEIRSLGDLRRVYTPGVANVCEVIKNDPEQAKYFTGISNTVAIVTDGTAILGLGNIGPVAGMPVMEGKAVLFDQFAGISGIPILLNTSDPDEVVETIKHIHQGFGGILLEDIGSPHCFEIEERLKAELSIPVMHDDQHGTAVVTLASVISACRQTNVKLSDAVVGQIGLGAAGLAISRMLMAYGVKEMRGIDRNEVARERLASHGGTIVDSLEELMATCDIIVATTGVAGLIKPELVRKGQIILALSNPNAEIAPEDALAAGAAFAADGRLVNNILGFPGIFRGALNAHAKEITYPMLIAAALAIVESTKPGDLVPHPLDPNVHHNVAAAVERVANNL; encoded by the coding sequence ATGGAACAAGTTCAATTCATGCGTAATCTAATCATCGAGACGCCTTCGGTGCCGGGGAATTTCGCGAAAGTCGCGTTAGCTATCGGGCAATTAGATGGAGATATTGGTGATATTCAGACTATAAAAGTTGGAACATTATCAACGATACGAGATATTTCAATTCAATGTGTAAGTGAAGAGCATTTGATGCAGATTGTGGACGCTGTCAACCAAATTGGCGAAGGAATTAGCGTCCATGCTGTAACGGATGATGTATTGCAAGCACATGAAGGCGGAAAGATTCATATGAAAGGCCGCATGGAAATCCGTTCGCTTGGCGATCTGCGTCGCGTCTACACACCAGGCGTAGCGAACGTCTGTGAAGTTATCAAAAATGATCCGGAACAGGCAAAATATTTCACGGGAATATCAAACACCGTTGCAATCGTAACAGATGGTACTGCAATTTTAGGTCTAGGGAATATCGGACCCGTCGCTGGAATGCCTGTAATGGAAGGAAAGGCTGTCTTATTCGATCAATTTGCTGGGATTAGCGGTATTCCTATTTTGCTTAATACGAGTGATCCGGATGAGGTTGTTGAAACAATAAAACATATTCATCAAGGATTCGGCGGTATATTGCTAGAAGACATCGGTTCACCGCATTGTTTCGAAATTGAAGAACGGCTAAAAGCAGAGCTGTCAATTCCTGTTATGCACGATGACCAGCACGGTACAGCTGTTGTCACGCTGGCTTCTGTCATATCCGCATGTCGACAGACGAATGTTAAGCTTTCAGATGCGGTTGTCGGACAAATTGGTCTTGGTGCAGCGGGTCTAGCAATCAGCCGTATGCTCATGGCATATGGTGTGAAGGAGATGCGCGGTATCGATCGCAATGAAGTTGCGCGGGAGAGACTTGCCAGCCATGGCGGCACCATCGTTGATTCTCTTGAAGAATTGATGGCAACATGCGACATTATTGTAGCGACAACAGGGGTTGCTGGGCTTATCAAACCAGAGTTGGTACGCAAGGGACAAATCATCTTGGCCTTGTCTAATCCGAACGCAGAAATTGCACCGGAAGACGCACTTGCGGCGGGCGCGGCATTTGCGGCAGATGGCCGTCTCGTCAACAATATCCTTGGATTCCCAGGTATTTTCCGGGGGGCGCTCAATGCGCATGCAAAGGAAATTACATATCCAATGTTGATCGCTGCAGCACTAGCAATTGTCGAAAGCACAAAACCGGGCGATCTCGTTCCGCATCCGCTCGATCCAAATGTCCACCACAATGTAGCAGCTGCAGTTGAACGAGTTGCAAACAACTTATAA
- a CDS encoding sensor domain-containing phosphodiesterase — protein MERSIEMSIESANSVLEELHEQQQLLFSQAKQLKLTSDSIKPILEETCNRILEVMQCNRVSIWLFNEDRTSLTAQMICDHQTSNQASGDVLLQTDVPSYFEAIQRERTLAVEDVMANQATRDFEKAYFKEQIPISSILDASILLSRGIGGVLCCETEKKRSWTTFDKVVIASLADMLAFLFDRLYRLEVEEHVHKLAFTDTLTGLDNQHSFTEKATQQLQSLTGKERGIFIYMVLDQFTEVQGALGYDGGEQVLKKTAERLQFLFPEPALTGRIGFDHFIIFYPYTGNRATREMNLDFVAQVLREPMDIGGQEVYMTFSYGVSYFPDHVSNVKEGLQAAQMALGMGRNKSPRKARGVYKTGMRKSMKETMLSEMNLRKGLDFNEFRLFYQPQVNCNSGEVIGFEALIRWQHPERGLIFPGDFIELAESTGLITPIGEWVIKEAFNQLAIWKEQGQGHFTVSINLSPRHFLHPKLPACLMRYADETGVDPQKLILEITENVALEDHVAVKKRIHKLSDCGFAISIDDFGTGYSAFIYLQHFPIQEIKIDRQFISTLDEDPKSTAIIQTIISLAQSLGLRTIAEGVETEEQWNSLRAMGCDDIQGFYFSKPLPIEEINRLMALFIGEEKLYLPVK, from the coding sequence ATGGAACGTTCTATTGAGATGTCAATTGAGTCGGCAAATTCGGTATTAGAAGAACTTCATGAACAACAGCAATTACTTTTTTCGCAGGCAAAACAATTAAAGCTGACAAGTGATTCAATTAAACCCATTCTAGAAGAAACATGTAACCGAATTCTAGAAGTGATGCAGTGCAATCGGGTAAGTATTTGGTTATTTAATGAGGACAGGACATCATTAACTGCTCAAATGATTTGTGATCACCAGACTTCGAATCAGGCGTCAGGCGACGTTCTATTGCAAACGGATGTCCCTTCCTATTTTGAAGCGATTCAGCGTGAGCGAACATTAGCGGTGGAAGATGTAATGGCGAATCAAGCTACGCGTGATTTTGAAAAGGCATATTTTAAAGAACAGATACCCATTAGTTCAATTTTAGATGCCTCAATCCTTTTAAGTAGAGGAATCGGCGGTGTGCTTTGTTGCGAAACAGAAAAAAAACGTTCGTGGACAACGTTTGATAAAGTTGTCATTGCATCACTGGCCGATATGCTTGCCTTCTTGTTTGACCGGCTTTACCGGCTTGAAGTGGAAGAGCATGTGCATAAACTCGCATTCACTGACACCCTGACAGGACTTGACAATCAGCATTCATTCACAGAAAAAGCGACACAACAATTACAGTCTTTGACTGGAAAAGAGCGCGGTATTTTTATATATATGGTCCTCGATCAGTTTACGGAAGTGCAAGGGGCGCTTGGTTATGACGGCGGTGAGCAAGTACTGAAGAAAACTGCAGAGCGACTGCAATTCTTGTTTCCTGAACCGGCGTTAACCGGCCGTATTGGCTTCGACCATTTCATTATTTTTTATCCATATACAGGGAATCGGGCGACGCGCGAAATGAACTTGGATTTCGTCGCCCAAGTACTGCGGGAACCGATGGATATTGGTGGACAGGAAGTGTATATGACATTCAGCTACGGTGTGTCGTATTTTCCCGATCATGTTAGTAATGTGAAGGAAGGCTTACAAGCAGCCCAGATGGCACTCGGGATGGGGCGGAACAAGTCACCCCGTAAAGCACGGGGTGTCTATAAAACGGGCATGAGGAAATCCATGAAAGAAACAATGCTATCCGAAATGAATTTGAGAAAAGGACTGGATTTCAATGAGTTCAGGCTGTTTTATCAACCTCAAGTTAATTGCAATTCTGGAGAAGTAATTGGATTTGAGGCGCTTATTAGATGGCAACATCCGGAACGCGGATTAATCTTCCCGGGAGATTTCATCGAACTTGCCGAATCCACTGGGCTTATAACGCCAATCGGTGAATGGGTCATTAAAGAAGCATTTAATCAATTAGCCATCTGGAAAGAGCAGGGACAAGGACATTTCACAGTTTCTATCAACTTATCGCCACGGCATTTTCTTCATCCTAAACTTCCAGCTTGTTTGATGAGATATGCAGATGAGACTGGTGTCGATCCGCAAAAACTTATTTTGGAAATAACGGAAAATGTCGCGCTAGAAGATCATGTTGCGGTAAAAAAACGGATTCATAAACTGAGCGATTGTGGTTTTGCAATTTCAATTGATGATTTTGGGACAGGCTATTCTGCTTTCATTTACTTGCAGCATTTCCCCATCCAAGAAATTAAAATTGATCGTCAATTTATTAGCACGTTGGATGAAGATCCAAAGAGTACTGCTATCATTCAAACAATTATCAGTCTTGCACAAAGCCTAGGTCTTCGTACAATTGCAGAAGGTGTTGAAACGGAAGAACAGTGGAATAGTTTGAGAGCAATGGGGTGTGATGATATCCAAGGCTTTTATTTTAGCAAACCGTTGCCCATTGAAGAAATAAATAGACTAATGGCATTGTTCATAGGGGAAGAGAAGTTGTACTTGCCTGTAAAATAG